GTCTGACTACTGCAGTACTTTACTACATGAGTCtgacagtactgcagtacttttaCTACATGAGTCTAACTACTGCAATACTTTACTACATGAGtctcacagtactgcagtacttttaCTACATGAGTCTGACTACTGCAGTACTTTACTACATGAGTCTGACTACTGCAGCACTTTTACTACATGAGtctcacagtactgcagtacttttaCTACATGAGTCTGACTACTGCAGTACTTTACTACATGAGTCTGACTACTGCAGTACTTTTACTACATGAGtctcacagtactgcagtacttttaCTATACGAGTCTGACTACTGCAGTACTTTACTACATGAGTCtgacagtactgcagtacttttaCTACATGAGTCTGACTACTGCAGCACTTTACTACATGAGTCtgacagtactgcagtactttacTACATGAGTCTGACTACTGCAGTACTTTTACTATACGAGTCTGACTACTGCAGTACTTTTACTACATGAGTCTGACTACTGCAGCACTTTACTACATGAGTCtgacagtactgcagtacttttaCTACATGAGTCTAACTACTGCAGTACTTTTACTACATGAGTCTGACTACTGCAGTACTTTACTACATGAGTCTGACTACTGCAGTACTTTTACTACATGAGTCtgacagtactgcagtactttacTACATGAGtctcacagtactgcagtacttttactacatgagtctgacagtactgcagtactttacTACATGAGtctcacagtactgcagtactttacTACATGAGtctcacagtactgcagtacttttactacatgagtctgacagtactgcagtacttttaCTACATGAGTCTGACTACTGCAGGACTTGTGTTATCTAATTACTCTACtttgatgtttctgttctcaCATCATAATAATGTTATAACAACATTATAATAAcgttataatataataattataacgTTATAATAACGTTATAATCAGGTTCTCTGATGGCGCAgtacagacctgtctccatgcACATGTATCCTGACAGCAGCACGGCTCCCAGCGCCCACAGCGCCCACAGCTCCAGCCTCCCACACTTTCTTGTCATTCTCAGAGAATCTGAACGTCCAGCTCGGACTCTTCTCAGCTCGTCAGCGGCTCCTGCTCGCGGTCATCCATCCACCAGGTCGCTCGGCATTGGACAGAATGGAACAGGACACACAGTGGACGGGTCTAGTCCGGGGCTCGGGACGGTCCTGACGTGGCGTCGCCGGGCTGCTCTCAGGTGAGCAGATGGGACTTTGCGGGGGagattttttctctttgctctaATCCTATTTGTTAAGCTGCTGGAGTGGATGAGTGTCAGAGCCGCGGCGCTCCAGAGTAACGGCTCATTGTTGCTCAgaggaaatcaaacaaacaggacGATTATGTGGCGCAGAGAGACGACACGCAACGTTTCAATGTCCAGTCACACGCAAGAACACTGGAATCAGTGCTGGAGCTCTGAGGCAGGACGGAGGGACTCCACCTGCACGCTgccacacagactcacaccttCATCTCCCAGGATTCAcctgtgcaggtggagagaagaATCTACACGTCTTCAAATTCAAAGATGAAATTATTCATAACTACTTCATCTTCCTAGAAGTCTTGCACAGCATATAAACATCACTAAGTGTTTAATAACACACAACGCAGGCAGGTCTAAGTGTTACAGCAGTATTAATATTCAATCACACGCTGTGTACATTAATAAAACTACCTCACTGACTGTTTTCACCCAGTCTTCAAATAATAAGAATGACATGAATAAGAATAACACAGCAGGCTGTGATGATTAGTAAAGCTTGACTTTgataaaaattgtgttttttttaactttatttactgTGAGATTGTTGGGTGTTGTTGAGATTTgaccccaaaataaaataatattcactacaaaacacaataaaaacatgaattaacaGATCCTGACCTCTGGAACTGACCCGTGCACCGCAGGAACTGTTTTACTCTCTCAACCAAACATCACAACTTACAGACCGGAATCAGAATTCGGCCCAGTTCACAGTTGGAGGTGGCGAGAAGCAGCAGGTGGTCGTCACGGCGACTGATCTGGTGGATTACCTGAACGAGTTGCAAGGTCACATTGAGCCTCAAAGGTCAGAGGTGACAGCGAGGTGCCACCTGTATTCACTGCATCAGGTCAAAGGTGAGCAGCTGAACAGATACAAAGACCAGGTCACATggtatatattattattattataattatcattatcattatcattactagtgcagtgcctgtaggaaacatgtattcctatagaaaagtgggaggttaagtacCTTTTTCATGgaggccaaatgaggttgtgtttgaaggtgtcAGGTCATCAGGGATAGAATTGGCTGTTTTcgactacttttgattttatcattatatttcacctcAAAAACTATTTATCTTGCCTTGTTTGgtatcattattttcagcacaacctcacatgtgtgactgtacagttatttttcattttgacatactgtattaacacaatggacctaaaatcacaaaataacataaaatcaggtttgattaaaatataaaatataaattgttgtctGCTAAATTTGAGCATaggtttttgaaatttacaaagttcTATGACTATATagctatttacatttaaatgcaggcgatgcttcaggctcagggctcctcggctcattcctgcctgctgcacattcagcatctcctcattgttctgactcattaaacaaaaaactgactccactacaccaaacactacataacacactaactacacactccaaacacgctaaacgtcacaaatctctcaactctcaatatctcTGCCTGTCTCCACACTGACCGTCGCTGCCTGTCACTCATCCGCCTCCGTCCcgcccacaacttcctgttcctcaacaaccaaacttgctgcttggacacttttgtgacaaaagcccgtttgaaccgtttcttcctgcaccagacacaaagcaaacatgacggcaatgttcgtgaaaaagcgtggcggacaatatttaccctaagtccggttctgaacctgccggtgcgtccgtcgGCTGGGGAGCTGGGCGTGttagcggctagcagctagcggctagcagctagcggctagctacacacgaacatccacagattcagattccactttgttgtccgcgcggctccggatctcctcagaccggaacacTCGATctggactcgtttagtctcattaatccacaacagtcagtttagatgcacagaacgggaccgaaccgccacaaaatcctggtccagctcgcgcagctgcaggtataaatccgcttgttgtcgtgggtttgagctctgcagtgattggctctggtgcgcacgtgactgtggtggctacggttagcaatgctagcggaatttgtaaagcatttatgaaataatttattaccGGTATCATTgttgtccaaacaaatccgacattgcacacccttgaaccaaacagcagccatgttgaaactctcaggtcagtctgatcctgatctgcagagacatttgaggaacagacagacagacagagattccttgcttttatagagagatagatTTAGAGAGAGATTTATAGGACAGtaacaatattttgtttttctttggtcaAGAAAATTTTAACTgccatgtttatttttgcttttgatatttttcatggatattatttatttattatattcataCATGTTCTCATCTGAGCtaaaatgttgatgaatgaTTTTACATGAGAACAAAATAACAAACCTTAGAATTAGAAATTCCACAAGGAAACACTTGTGAATGATTGATAACGACAAGTGAAAAAACTGTCTTGCTAACTAAAATATGAGTTTTAATTCGAGGTGCTGCTGAATCCTCAGCTGAGACTGTGGTTCTGTTTACTTCCTCCGGACCTTCACAACAAgctgagcagcttcactcagGCGGTTTTCTATAATTAAACTCATCCTGGTCCAGACCGGAccccctgcagctgcacaccGTCAACAATGGCAGACATCTTTTATTGGATAATGGGATTAACGAAGCAAGAGCCGAGCAACACGAAACCAAGGCGGAAAGATTCTCATTCCACAAACGTCTAAAAGTATGTTTAACATGAACGAACGTCTGTGACTCTAAATGTTCTACTTCATTTTCTCACATCAGAACTGTAGAAACTCTCCTGTGTTCCGGACCGAGGTGGTTCTACTTCAGTCAGTCTCCAGCAGCGACTCGGGATCAGTTTTCTGTCTCGAGGACTCAGATTATTTTTGAGAAGCAGAATGAAGCTTCATGGAGAGACTAAATCTGTCTAATCTTCACCTCCCATCGCTCAGATTACACAAATCTATGGCTGCTGGGGCAAAACATGACCTCCTCCCCGTCCAGGGCCACACTGGCTCCAGACCAGGGCCATGCTGGCTCCAGACCAGGGCCACACTGGCTCCAGACCAGGGCCACAGTGGCTCCAGACCAGGGCCACGCTGGCTCCAGACCAGGGCCACGCTGGCTCCAGACCAGGGCCACAGTGGCTCCAGACCAGGGCCACGCTGGCTCCAGACCAGGGCCACAGTGGCTCCAGACCAGGGCCACACTGGCTCCAGACCAGGGCCACGCTGGCTCCAGACCAGGGCCACGCTGGCTCCAGACCAGGACCACACTGGCTCCAGACCAGGACCACGCTGGCTCCAGACCAGGGCCACGCTGGCTCCAGACCAGGGCCAGGTTAGGGCCACAcaagaggaacagaccaggGCCAGATGGGGGCTAGATGAGGACCGGTTCAGGACCAGACCAGGGCAACAGTAAGGCCAGACGGGGTTCAGACCAGGACCAGACCAGGGCCAGTTCAGTCATACATAAACTCAAGGTGTTCCTGTAATTGTGTATGTATTGATCAACACGACGTCAGTGATTACAGGCGTGCTTAATTTGACTTCACCTGTTAAAAGCTGATCACATGTTGAATTTCACCAAACATATAATTATTAATCATGTTTACAAAACGCTGAGCGACGAGTTCAACCGGTGTGATGAAGAGTTTTTGCTAATCAATAGTCATTATTAAACTGATCAGTTAATCACGACCAGTGTTGgtgtctgtctccctccagtCTGAGACAATTAATGAGCTGTAAGCTGATTGGTCCTCAGCAGGGGGGCGGGGCAGGAGGGGGTCCTCTAAAACCCCAAAggttaccacacacacacacacacacacacacacaccacagatcCAATGGAGTAATTAactcattattaattaattctgCTGTGTCAATATTATTTAATTATACATATACAGGAAATGATTTGTAGATTTTTTGATTCAGATGACTGACAGAACTTTTTGCAGTGTGAAGTTGCGTCTCTGTTTCTTGGTTTGAATCCTCATAATTAAGTCTGAGAAACGTTTAGAGAAGAAGTGACGCTCTCAGGTCTTCACAGTGAGTTCACTCTTACTCTGGTGTCTCACAACGTTCTGGAAACAAAGTTGGAAATTAAAATATTCTCACTGCAACAACAGATTTAGTTTGAAAAGTTGTTAGGAATCAGTCACAGACAGAATGACGTGACGAGATGGAAATAATCATAAAGTTTGTAAACTCAGAATTTGTGTTCTGCCGTCAGTAACCATCATCGCTGTTCCACTAAGTTCTCTAAACGTGTTTCTGTGACAGCGCCCTCGAGTGGACACATCAATCATGActcctgtcacttcctgtttccttctgtttccCGGACAACAAGGTGCACTAACACTAAGGAAGGCCCAGATGACTTGACCTCATTGAGCTCAGGTCTACACCGGAGTGACTGGAGTTTCTGTCGGCAGCCTCCTGATGAATGACTGAAGCTGGTTTTGGAGAATCTTCACATATTAGATCCATTAAGAAGCCTTTTGTTAAATCTGTCTCCAGGGAGTGACAGAGGCGGTCGGACAGATAACTGAGATAAAGTCAAAGCTTTCCtcactttgtgtttagtttcCACGTCTCTTGTTCCTGTTTCTGCCTCGTTCTGTCCTGTACGTCTGCTGCTCGGCGCGATGAGATTAAATCCAGATCTGTTCccacagttttatttacattgaatTCCTGGAGCGACTCGGCTCGTTACAAGACCAACAGGAAGCAGCTTTCTCTCCAAACCACACGAGCAGTTATGTGTTCTGGACGAGGTCTTATGGTTCAGTTGTTTCTTCCACTTCTCACAGAGTTAGAGTTTCAAACTGAGAGCCTTCGTGACTGAAGGTTTAGAACTGAGTGGAAGcacgaaaaacaaaagaacaattcAACATTAATGTACGAAATTCTGACTGCGAATCAAAATCTTTTCTAACATCGTCATCAATCAATTTGCCGATTTTGATTGATGGCGAtgttgaaaaatacaaagttctCAGTTTATCTCTGACCGAAAGCGATTAATggtcaacaaacaaaatcaaacaacaaacgTTTGTAGGAAATTTTATTGTcgtaacattttaaataatttgacgacaaagtaaaaacattttaacaacataGAAAAACTATAAATTATTTATTGCACAGGTGAGTTAtcggcccggcccggcccgccttcacttctctttcttctgaCTCTGGTGCAGCCTCATTATCAGACTTCGGATCTCCTCGCGCTTCTGTCGAACACGTTGCCGAGGAAACCAGTGTTCCAAACGCAACGGAAGGTCAAAGTGCACCACGGGGTTCTGgggagccaatcagagagctcgATTTTAATGTGAAGCCAAGATCGTGCAAGTGCTCGTCAGGAcgttttactccattacatttaccTGAACTGaagttactagttactctgcagaCATCGCGCTGCAGCAGATACCTGCACGGgttctttttttgtacatttcatggaagacttttactcaagtgctaCTCGTACAGGTGACTTTCAACCAGTAATATTTTAACTCGGTTTCTTTAGTTTTACTCGAGTATGACAGTCGGGTGCTTCCCGAACAGTCTCAGGTGTTGCTGTACCTGCAGGAAGCTCTCGGCGTACTGCAGCAGGTAAACCCCACAGTCGCTgctgttgtcctgctggggaACGCGGCAGTTGGAGCTCCTCATGGTGTCGGACGTGAACAGACGGGACGTCCCCCTCCGGACTGCCCACTCCACCTGCAGGTAGCTGAAGACAACAAGAGGAATCACAGGTACAAACAACTTCTGCTGGAGCTGCGAGCAGCGCTGAGCCTTGAAATGAACACCTTTACTAAATATGAAACAAAGTGGTGAGGGCAACTTTCTTTAAGTACAGTAAAGAGCACAACTATGAACGTATATCAAACAtgacgtttgtttgtttgttgacatgtttgAGTAGCCCAACAGCTCAgcaacaacttcctgtttcatcagAATGTCTCACAGTAACTGAAGACTGTGATGTGGCTGGAAGTGACCGACCCAAAATGACCTTTTCCAAAGACTAAATGTTCATGTCTGAAATGTTGacatgctgatgatgtcactttaaATTCAAACCCCTGAACTCGATTTCTTCTCCCGAACACGGGAAACGTTGGTTGAACTGACGTCTTGATCACAGATGTGAAACTTACTCTCTGAGGAGTCTGCAGACGTTCTCGTGGTATGACAGCTTCAGTGAGTCCATGACCAGGATGCACGGCCTGGTGTAGACAAAGAAGAAACACGTTTTAGAGAAAACGACAGGACGACCTGACAGAACAAGTTTATTTGGAGATGACTCACCTCTTTACCACCGTGTCCCTGTGACAGCCCTGCTGAAGGCActcctgcagagacaaacacacacctgaacattgtatcacaaagaaaacaagcacaaacTTCTCCTGAGTGCTGAGAGCTCTGACGGCACATGTACCGGTGGCTGCTGTGATCTCAGGGAAGGTTTTCCTGCAGCTCGCTCTGATCCACCTGAGACACCAGAACAAAACACCCTGAAATCTCTGCACTTCAACACAAAACCAGCAGAAatcattcaaaagaaaaatggactTCAGTTACCAGACTTTTAAAGTTTCTTTACAGACAAAgataaaaactgataaaataagtCAACTGGAACACCAAATGTTGGAGCTTAGAGTCTTCAGAGGAGCAGATATTTACGTCTGGAACATTTAATCCTTTAATTTCTGGTGTGTACTGATGTGTTATTCCCACAATTGCTGCCAGTGCCCCAAATATCCAAAAACTTTTCCCAACACAAAGACGTCTGGTGGCGATTAGAGAGGCTCTGTTAAACATTACTGAGGCTGAGCGGCGCTGTAGCTTCCACAGACACTTTATTCTAATCTGCGAAGGCAAACAAGAGTCTAAAGACAAACGGCAGCAGCTCACCTGTGGGGCTGTGAAACTCCTCGTACTGAACCTCCTCCAGTCCCGGGAAACAAACCAGCACCAGGAACCAGTGAGCCCTAAGAAGACAGATAATGAAGATAAAACTGCTTCTTTATCAGGAGGTGGTGTCCTCTGAGCCACCGGAagtcttttattgtgaaacatctgcaggaagttT
This genomic interval from Acanthopagrus latus isolate v.2019 chromosome 24, fAcaLat1.1, whole genome shotgun sequence contains the following:
- the LOC119014991 gene encoding translation initiation factor IF-2-like; the protein is MTSSPSRATLAPDQGHAGSRPGPHWLQTRATVAPDQGHAGSRPGPRWLQTRATVAPDQGHAGSRPGPQWLQTRATLAPDQGHAGSRPGPRWLQTRTTLAPDQDHAGSRPGPRWLQTRARLGPHKRNRPGPDGG